AAATTCAGGGTTTCCCAAGGAAAAAGCTGATCAAATCACTCTGTAGTAAAGACCACAGTAGCAAACACAGTTTCCAAGCAACTTTTTGGTAACCCGGATCTTAAATATGAGCAGACAGTCAAGGTTCTCCATATACTTGAAGAAAGCCTCTAAAATGAATGATAGGGACCAAAACAAATGGTCAAAAAAATGCTGAAGGAAACAGActcctcagagaagaaaaaaaccctatTATTTACATTCTCAAAGGGATATGAGATGGTGGTATTGCGTGGGGAAATGACATGGGGATGCTacataaaaaaggaatatttggatactaaaaaaatctttgaaagtcaaaatacagcaaaatgaaaatatgttctaAATATAACAGTAAAAACAGGATAGTTGAGGAAATCTCtcagaaagcagaataaaaagacaaagatattGAAAATATGACAGCTAAAGAAAATCAGACGATCAGCCCAGCAGGTGCAACATTAGctaataaaatattcagaagagagaagagagaaaacagagggaaggggaggaaattATCAAAGACATAATAGGAGGAAAATGGAGAATTTGACTTGCAGATTGAAAAGGACCACTAAATGTTCGGTTTCTTTTATGGGTGGCAATTATGTAGATATTTGCTTTATAATAATTCATTAAACTATATGTTTATGAATTTATGGAATAGGtacttttctatgtatatattttaccatcttttttttaagttaagggaaaaaaaagggagaggccCACCAGGTGCCCAACGCAGCGAATTAAAATAGACCCACATCATGACGCATAATAAAATTTCAGGATGATGAGGTCAAAAGATACTATCagcttccagagagaaaagaaacaggtttCAGACCAAGCATGAATTGAAGAATTAGAATGGCACTGTACCTCTCAACAGCAGCTCTAAAAGCTGAAAGATGATGGACCAATGCCTTCAACATTCTgagggaaaattatttctaaCCTAGATTCCATATACCCGGCTatgttctcaataaaatattaggttAGAATAAAAACGTCTTCAGACATAGTCCCTAAAAATTACTTCCTATGCAGCTTTTTCTAAGGAAGCTACTGGAGGAGGACAGATTCCACTATAATGAAGAAGCAAATTAAGAGGGGTTCAGGAAAAAGAGATCCAGCATAAGAGAGAGGCAAAGGGAATCCCAGGATAAGGGGGAAGGAAAATTCCCAAACTGGCTTAGGCCATTGGTGATTAATTAGAATACAAAAGATAAGAGAGGGGGAAGATCAAGGATTACTTCCAGGTTCTGGCTTGAACAATCCTGCAAAGGAGCATGTGATTAGATTAGAAACACTGGAAGAGTAGGCATGAAAGCAGGGATGCTTTTGGATGTGTTGAGTTTGAGTGGAGATGGTGAGTACTAACTTACCTGGATGCGAAACGGCATCTAGGCTAGAGATACAGAGTCATGTGCTGTCAGAGTAAAGACGGCAACCTAATCCCCGAAGTGGAAAAGATCACCCAAGAACAAAGtgtagaatgaaaagaaaagaaggcctAGGACAGAGCCCTGAAAACTCCCAGATTTAAAGATGGGGCAGAAGAGGAGCTGGCAAAGGAGGGATCGGAGGgacaggaagaaaatgaagagaatgtGAAGGTATCATGAAAGCTAAGAGAAAAGATTGTTTCAGGAATAAGACATGTTCAATaactaaggaagaaaaagtgaatttaaaagtGCCCAGTGAATTTAGTGCCATGGAAGTCCCTGGTAACAAGGGCAATCATCTGTCCCTATTAGATGATTAAAGGTTAAAAAGAATGATCTAATAGTTACTAAGCTATAGTGAAATGGCTCTCTCATACACTACTGGTGTATATAAGTAAGCATCATGGCTTTGATAAGCAATTTAGGAATACCtatcaaacataaaatatatataacctctgacccagaaattctactgtAACAAGTGTGCAGAATTTAAGGATGAAAATGTTCAAAGCAGCCCTTTATGCAAAATGCGAGGCAGAGGGAACTACGCTGCCATCAAGAGGAAACAGGATGAGTACATGTAGCTAAAGAAATGTATCCAATGGATGCCCAAGCAGTGCTCATAAATGAAGTAGATATGATGGTACTAACACAGAACGATACCTATGATGTAGTAAGTACAGTCCCCatgtttctaaaatgtatatatagatacagatatgcATATACATGATAATGTAATTACAGTATAAATGTATGTTGGCAAATTCATaggtaaaaagacaaaaatataaaaaccatcaGAGGTAAAGTCTATGAAAAAGATTTGGAAGGCAAAGAAGGGCTCTTACTTTTCTactagttggattttttttttttttggggggggtacaccaagttcaatcatctgtttttatacacatatccccgtattccggattttttttataagaatgtattatttttatacatttttaaagataacatgaaaggaaaaagataaaaagcatcTGCTAAGAAAACAGTGTGGGAGAAGTTAGAATGGCCACTTGTCTGATACTTTACCTTTGCTGAGACAGATTCCTGGCATAGGCTTTGCTGACAAAATCTTGTGCTTGAAATTTTTGGCAAGATGCTCCATCTTTCTCACAGGCTTCAAAGTGCCTGGAGAGGAACAGTGCATTCAGAAGCTGCAGCACATGTGAGTGGGGcatgtcctttgctgtgcagacaTTTATGGCCGCATAGAACACTCCCTCCAACCACTTGGTATTAAGGATTATTCCTCCTAAACatccatgagaaaggaaataccaGTTAGCACCACCAAAAAGGTTTGCAGGGAACCTAGGACAAACCCCAGACAGTGCACAGCCACCTTCTGTCCAAGACAGTTTGTTTAAATGAACCTCGAGATAAGCACTCTCCCTTTCCAAGCCAAGAGCCCTGTATGTGCCCTTTATAACATGTCACGTGTTGACCCTACCAGAGGAGGACAGACAGGTTAATGCAGACATTGCTAATGACAAATGCATCTCTAGAAATCTCTAGAATGGTCCTTGCCAATAAGGCAAACTGCAAGATGACAGTAAGGAAAAGCCATTTAGTCCTAGACACTGCATCCTCTGGTTTAAATAAGCTCTCCCCTCTGGTTGTTTCCAGTTCATCCCTAAAGGGTCCAATTAATCACACTTCTCAGCTTTCTCTAAAAAGGCTACTTTTTGCCACCAAAGCTGTTCCCATGTAAAACCTAAATAGCTGAGAATGTATCTAGCTtgtacttacacacacacacacatacacacacaccctcacctcacacacatgcacgcacgtaCACATATACTCAGGGATTTAATAAGATAGCAACAGGCCAAGaggaagctgatttttaaaaatgccaaaaatatGGTGAGCTATTACCAGCAGGATTGTAGGGGCTGGTAGCCTGCAGAATCACAGGGTCTTGGAGAGCAGCTGTGATTCCCTTATTGGCTGCCCAGATGTTGGCAAGATCTTCGACACACTGATACTGAGGCCGCAAGATATTAGTGTGGTTCAGTAGGAGTTTCAACCTGAAAGTAAAGCCACCAAGGCAGGTagtgcagagccaggactggaataAACCACCAGGTGACCCACTGAATTCACATACAGCCCCAGCAACACAGTCCCCTGCACAGCGCTGCTCGGAGGCAGACACAGATGTGGGTCATCACTGGGGGCACGATGTCTTGGCTGGTCTGTTCATCCATCCTCctaacaaacacttattgaataTTACCACGAGCCAGGTGCTGGGCCAGACACTAGATGTACAAAAATAATTCTTGACACATGCTCTCCATCAGTTTTCATGCTGTTGACTGGTGGTCTACCTTCTCACTGAGGTACAAGGGAATACTAGTCAGCTCCCAGTAGTTGAAAGCAATGCTGTACTGCAGTTCTGAACATTTGCACATCAAAGAAAAGGTaccggaacttccctggtggctcagtggttaagaatctgcctgccaatgcaggggacatgggttcgagccctggttggggaggatcccacacgcaggggagcaactaagcccacacgccacaactactgaggctgtgctccagagcccatacggcacaactactgaagcccatgcacctatagCCCGTGCTTCGCCACAAGAGAAGTAACTgcagagagaagcccaagcaccgcaacaaagagtagccccaactaaaggaagcctgcatgcagcaacaaagacccaacgcagccaaaaataaataagtaaaatttaaaaaaagaaaaggtcccACCCACAAGTgtgggggaaagcggggaagacACAGTTTCAAAGGCTGGCTGCGTCCTTCTGCCAATGAAGCTGCTTCCACCTTATGACTGGGAATGACCAACTCCAAGAGgtaggggctggggtggagataAGGAGACAGAGCAGTTCTGCCAGTCCTGTGCTCACCCTAACAAGATACCTGGGTATTGGGATGGCAGCTACAAAGCTGTACACGATGCAGGCTTTTGCAAGGCTGCTTTGAATTTCTACGCAGATATGAGGCAGCTGAGATGGCAGGCAGCAGAGGAATATCACATTGGCCCACTGCACCAGAGAAGAGTTATGGTAAAAGCACTGGATTCCCAGTTTCTTGAATTCATCTAGGAGGGAataaaggaagtcagaaagatcGCAGTGCAAAGGACTTTGAACACAACGTCAACTGTGGGGAGAGGATGacaattattttatcttaagtCTTGTTTCCACATAAATCAGAGGAGATGCCCTCATGCCTTCTAAAAGCCACGCAGCAAAGCCTTGGCCCCATGACTACAGTGGCTGGTGCACTGCAGCGGTGCTTGACATTGTGAGATAATTCATCCTTATCTTATGTTTAGACCAAATGCtagaatttttcaatattttttttttttaggaagaaaaaaagtctgaatGAAGCCTCCTGCTCCAATTTACAGAATTTATCATGTAGCAGATAATGTACTAACTACTTTACATAGATTATCTAAGGGAATCCTCACAAGGACCTTATGAGACAGAGGCTAGTATTATCCCTATattatagatgtggaaactgaggcttcaagaCTTCTGTGACTGGGCTGAAGTTGAACAGCTTCACTGGCTTGAATTGGTAGGAAAGACTGAGAGAGTGGAAGATGGCTGAGAGAGGCTGAGAGGAGATTTGGAAAAATATGCTTACAGTTTCAGTAAAGTATACACAATTGAATGTCAATAAGATACttataaatgtagaaagaaatgTGATTATTTCATGTAGTTGCTAAAAATACGTCTTGGTAGTTAATCATCTGATAGTAATTATGACCTGGATTCTCAaaagtagaaatgtaaattcacaTACGGTAGTATGTTTTAAGTGGTACTGGAGAACAGACTATTAGACATTGGAGAGGTCAGTTCTCCTCTTAGCCACCAGGAGTACGTGATAAATTTGATGCTGAGATTATCTGGGTACTCAGGTACTTCCAGGTAGGAAGACACATAGGACAAAGAAGAAGTTTAGAGAACATGCAcatctgctcttctttcatgtgtGGTTCTCAAAAGTGCACAGAAGCTGATGCTGCATATTTTGAATTCTTGCTTCTTTAATACAACATGCAGTGATATTCTATAactgtaattttattattaataaacataTTGCTTCCCAGAaggatatatgcattttattgaaaTGTCATATATACTGATGAGATTTAAGAAATTTGCCTTGAGGGgtaaatttttttagtttccttaaaATAGAAGGAAcatttacaaatcaataagaaaaataatacaggcaCTCCAACAGAAAAATTGGacaaaaaaaagaactcaaaaaagatgaaatagcAATAAGcctataaaaaattttaattcttccagTGATCAatgaaaaacatattaaaataagaaaattataaaggcatattaaaatagtgattaaaaaaataagattcccAGAATTGTCAAGGATGTAGTAAAATGGGTATTACACAATGCTGATGAACACTTATACCTCAACAATATCCTTTGGAGGTcagtttgaaaaaatatattaaagtttcttttaaaaattaaatatacctaccatatgatccagccaccCCACTCCCAAGTGTTTActcaagaaaaattaaagcatttcTCCACACCAACATTTGTACATGAATGCTCAtaatagttttatttgtaatagctcaaaactggaaacaacctgaatgtccatcaacagagaaacaaatgaaCTACGGAATATCCATGCAATAAAacactactcagaaataaaaagaatatcaaCATGAAACAACATGGatatatctcaaaataattatgcagaGTTAAAGAATTCAGACCACTGCTGAAATTAGtaatttgggagtaacatatacacactactatatataaaataaacaacaaggacttactgtatagcacagggaactatactcaatattttgtaataacctatatgggaaaagaatctgaaaaagaatatatatatatatatagaatatattctacataatatattctatatatatacatataatggaatatatatgtatttatatacatatatcttaaaaaactgaatcactttgctgtacatctgaaactaacacaacactgtaaatcaactgtacttcaataaaacattaattaattattcagaccaaagaaaatgtacaaactgtatgactccatttatacaaaattctaCAAAATGCAAACTCATCGGTAGTGAGAGAAATCAGATCAGCAGTTTCCTGAGTAGAGTCTGCGGGGAGGAAGAGAGGTTCACTCCTTGATTATGTTGATGGTTTCACAAGAGTATACATGTGTCAaaacatcaaactgtacacttttaaaatgtgcagtttaggacttccctggcagtccagtggttaagattccatgctgcCAATGCAAgaggtgcaggttcgatccctggtccaggaacaaagatcccacatgccgtgcagcatggccaaaaaattttatttatttatttattgattgattacgctgggtcttcattgctgcatgcaggctttctctagttgcaacgagcaggcgctactcttcgttgctgtgcacgggcttctcattactgtggcttttcttgttgtggagcacaggctctaggcgcacaggcttcagtagtcatggcgcacgggcttagttgctacgtggcatgtgggatcttcctggaccagggatcgaacccgtgttccctgcattggattcttaaccactgcgcccccaatttttttttaaatatgcaactTATTATATACAAAGTGTACCTTGATAAAGCTGTACCTATACTCTGACCTAGTGATTTTGTTGTTTATGTACAAGAAAGTCCTACTAAATAAGGCACAATTACATAAATTACCATACAGTCATACTTAGGAATACTATACAACCTTAAAATCGTGAGTTTGAAGACTGTCAAATAATATGAGAATGTGCTCATgatacattaaatgaaaaaagcagtaTACAAAAAGCCTTGTACAGTGTTAATTACTGATATAATCTGATATAATGAGAGGaacaaatgggaaagaaataataatcctGCTAAGGGAATTATAAGTAGTTATTATTCACTTCCCTATAGGGTaatattctaaattttctataacatgaatatattattttacattaaaaatttttttgaagtataatttacataccatgtAACATACAGATCTGAAGTAAACAGTTTGATcatttttgacaaatgcatacacccATGtacaagatacagaatatttccatctccccagaaagttcccttagACCTTTTCTTAGTCTCCCTAAAagcaaccactgttctgatttctatcaccataaGTTAGTAAATggaatcaatataaaatatattttttttaattttcagtaaatgttattttttaaaaataaggccaAATGTTTGGAACTGCTAAACACCACTCGGACTCTAATTGGTACAGTTAGAAGATTCGAATTCTGTTTGGAAAGCTTCTCAATATCAACGACCCAGAAAGATATCTTGCCACCAAGGGCACAGGGAGGAGAGATGGCTATAAACATTTAGGTGGAGAAGAAACTTGCTTTAAGGAACAAGTTAAGAAACCATCTTTCTGACTTTTCTCAGGGCTAGCAAGATGAGAACTCAGCGTGCTGTGTGCCAGGATTCCTCTTTTGAAGGACCCTTTCAAAACGGCCACATCACCACTTAAAAAGCACACCCAAGCCCCCTTTCTACCGCCCAGTGCTCCTCACCCAGGGCCTCTGGCCTCCGAGTGGAGATCCGCAGGCTCTCAGCAGGGATGGGGACGAGCTGCAGCAGTGTGTGAGCCAGCTGCTTCCCAAGGTGGCCGCCTCCAATGATGCCCACCTTTAACTCATCGCCATCCGGAGTGTCTTCATGCAATTCAGTCAAGCAGCATCTAGAAGTTTGCTTCTCCTGTAATGATTTTCTAGAGAATGATTCTCTGGAgaatgaacacagacacacacacaaatacacacacacccttagCCCTTCTTGACTGTCAACCTCTGACGCTCTCTGGTTTAACGTCCCCAAATGCAGCCTGCTGTGACACCTTAAGTGCTTCAGAGATAAGCATTCCAACTTTGTGCCACTGATACAGCTTCACTGCCTGGAATGAAATGTTCCCCCTGAGTGAATTTTCCAGAAAGTAAAGCATACCCCTTTCAAAGGATCAGAACTTGTCTAAAACATTCTTAAATGAACTTTTTTGGTTACATGTATCATGCATTTCCCTGACTTCTTAAACACAGGGTCTGACTATTTAACAGTTTCTTTGACTCAGGACCATCACTGTGAACAGCCACCATTACCCCTTATCCTGGAACATGGGGAGCCAGTTCCTTGTTTCCTGCGCAGACAGCTGTCAATTTCCATCTCCATCAGGACAAGTGCACCCCTCTCCTACTATTCACCTCCCCTTTCTAGTTTGCTATTTCAGTTCTGCACAAACCCAGGAAACCATGTACCTTAGCCTTTTTTCAAACGTAATGATTTATAAAAGTAAATGGTCTTTAAGGGAGAACAGACTTGGGAAACCGAGGATCAAGGATTTGAGGCCACTCTTTCCGGAGGTTCACTTACTCTTGGTTCTGGATGTGTTTCCTTGGCCCAAGATGAACAAAGGTTGACCTCTGAATacataaaacaatgttttatgtTGTTATATGACAATCTTATATTTGTCCTGTATTTCTGTGAAAACTGGAGTCTTAAAGCTCTGGAGTTTCCATCTAAGCATCGCAAGCCACGTTCTATTTAAGGCTTCTCTTTTGGTTAAAAGGAGAGCATTTTCTCTCTGTGCCTGATCCTTCCAAATAGAAAATGCCTCCTGGAAGTTTCCCATTTTGGTTTCTTATCACTCTTCTTGGAGGCAGCCAATAGGGTTATGCATCCTTATCATTCAGCCAGTCAGCAAACTCCTTGATTAGTCTGCCTCCTACGCTATGGGCTGTATCTATAACATGTTCTATTCAGATCTGGTCCCACCATCTAGGAGTTAACGCAATCTCAGAGAAAAGTAAGCTGAGAAGTAGActgaggggtgggagggtggggacaaATGCTCCAGAAGTGACCTAGAGTTACAGGATGCAGGAGCCTAGTCCTAGGTACCTGGCTCTCACACACCTCCTGTTTAAGTGTCAGAAGCCAGGACTGGACtgagagcttctttgaaaatcAGTATTCCTGTTTTCAGGCAAGTCATCTGGCCAGAGGGGCCCTAAAAGTCCCAGGAAGCTTTCTTGTGAGGAAGCATTCCACTGTTAGCTCAGCCCCCAAAGAAAAAAACGACCCCATTTTCAGCCAATAGCCACGGAATGGCTAGTCATAGTAGCTGTGGAAGACAAGCTGGTCATCCTGATTGAGGGAGTGAATAAATGGACGGAtggatgaacgaatgaatgaatggattattTAATCCATCTACTCACTGAAAGGAAATCACCACTAATCCATGCTTAATTACATAAACACAGCCAAGGGACCCTGGTGTGCATTTCCCTGGTGCTTTCAGACCAGGAGTACTTGAGTGTGGGTTGGAAAAGGTAGGAAGACACTCCCCCTGCCAAAGTGATTCTCCAATATAAAAACCTTAAGTCATCTAGAGTCTCTGCAGTGAGATTCTTCTCTGTCTGCCTGACCTCAGAGACCCAGCTTACCTGAGATTACGGAGTAGCTTGCAGAAGAAGGATGCGTGGGCACAGGCCTTGGTCATCAGCCCATGAGAACGGCCCAGCAAATACAGCCAGCTGCAATCTTCCTCCTGAATCCCATACTCAAACTGCAGGGTCTCAAGGTCCTCTAGCATGTCCATCTCCAAGCCAGCATCTCCTGCAATGACAGATACCAATCAATTCAGCTCCCTGTCTGGGAAGAAGGAGTCTCTGCAGGAGGGTGTGTGCACCCAGGTCCCAGGATTTCCTGATGTCAGCTTCAGCACCTCTCCTCCCAGTTCTGAACCAGCAGCTCTCACCCATGTCTCTGAGTGTGAGTCCTGGAGGATTCCTAAGCACTGACTACCCATGAATCAGGAGTACTGGACTCATGAAAAACCTGGACAAAATCCATAGAGGCTCCAGGCACGTCTTTCAGCAGATGCATTTACATTAGCAATGGGTTTCACAGGTGCTCTTGGGCCAGGACCTTCTCCCCTCCATTCTCTCCTAGGTTTTAGAAATAGAACTGAACACTTAGACCCCCTTTCACAGAAATTCTCACCTTTCACTAAACTCTGTGTTCCCCACAGGGTAGAAAAGAACCCCAACTAAATATCACGACCCTCTGTCTAGGGCAGGGACACCtagattttagaaaatgaagcCAGAGATGTATAAGCCCATCTACATGTATCTCTCACCAACCAAACTGAGGAGAAGATGGCTCTGCTCCTCAGTATTTCTGGTCCTGGAGGGTAAGAACTACCTTTTCAGGGAGAATTACCCAAGAAAGTTGTCATTATGACTCCTTAGCTACCAGATTACTTCAGTCTTGGAGTCTTAAAGGGGACAGCCCCACCTGAAAGTTTTCCAGACCTGCAACTTGAGGGCAAGAATTCCTTCACTACTTCTTGGAATACTACACCAGGGAAGTATGGAATCTCTGTTTTCCCAACAGAAGGTTCTAgacttctagatttttttttttttttagacagcAATATCATACAGATCTTAGCACTACTCTTATTTTTCAaaccccttcttttttttaatatttattttatttatttgttgcactgggtcttatttgcagcaggcaggctccttagttgtggctcacctgctccttagttgtggcatgcgaactcttagttgcatcatgcatatggcatctagttccctgaccagggatcaaacctgggccccctgcattgggagtgcgaagtcttaactactgccccaccagggaagtccctaagagcagatcttaagtgttctcaccacaccaAAAAAGGGTCAccgtgaggtgatggatatgttaattaacttgactgtggtaataatttcacagtgtatatcaaatcatatggtatcacttaaatatatacaatttttacttgtcaattatacatcaataaatctggaaaaataatattaaaaactcgTCTATTTTATAGCAATGGCAAAATTGAGATCAGAATCAAAAAACTACTCATCTCTAacctgctttttaaattaaaaaaaattttattgaagtgaaaTTCACGAAACAGcatttaaaagtgtacaattccgTATATTCACAGTATTGTTCACCCACTAcctctagttccaaaacattttcaactCCCACCAAAGGAAACCTTAAATCCATTAAGCAGTTACTCCCCATTTTCTCCCAACCCTCccactcagcccctggcaaccacataTCTGTTTCTTATCTCTATAGAATTACCTTTCCTGGGTATTtcacatgaatggaatcatacaaaacATGACCTTTAGTATCTGGCTTCTCTAATCCCTTATCTAGGAGGCCTGT
The window above is part of the Hippopotamus amphibius kiboko isolate mHipAmp2 chromosome 4, mHipAmp2.hap2, whole genome shotgun sequence genome. Proteins encoded here:
- the NOXRED1 gene encoding NADP-dependent oxidoreductase domain-containing protein 1, whose translation is MCYKATSSVSPFLRIRDAGLEMDMLEDLETLQFEYGIQEEDCSWLYLLGRSHGLMTKACAHASFFCKLLRNLRKSLQEKQTSRCCLTELHEDTPDGDELKVGIIGGGHLGKQLAHTLLQLVPIPAESLRISTRRPEALDEFKKLGIQCFYHNSSLVQWANVIFLCCLPSQLPHICVEIQSSLAKACIVYSFVAAIPIPRLKLLLNHTNILRPQYQCVEDLANIWAANKGITAALQDPVILQATSPYNPAGGIILNTKWLEGVFYAAINVCTAKDMPHSHVLQLLNALFLSRHFEACEKDGASCQKFQAQDFVSKAYARNLSQQRPFPWFDLTAVQLKETPFSQYLSNSTTFQDHLTHLYCCSFGISLTKEQEPEVSTGSPSQ